In the Haloferula helveola genome, one interval contains:
- a CDS encoding DUF4136 domain-containing protein, producing the protein MLKSILTLLPVLVFASCASIDMPKGTSQGYTSARLVAKDPKASNGSATEQAVHGMIQNSIAGTFRSKGMRFSDGSSDLIVAYLVIYQEPGMTAQYDDYFGYGRGAESITDRAHVLGTVEGKRPDYFERAGIVVDVIDARTSEHIYRGIATGDVVRGASNSTRSARIQAAVNEALADFFG; encoded by the coding sequence ATGCTCAAATCCATCCTCACCCTGCTGCCCGTTCTGGTCTTCGCCTCCTGTGCATCCATCGACATGCCGAAGGGCACGAGCCAGGGCTACACCTCGGCACGTCTCGTGGCCAAAGACCCGAAAGCATCCAACGGGTCCGCCACCGAGCAGGCGGTTCACGGGATGATCCAGAATTCGATCGCCGGCACCTTCCGCTCGAAGGGCATGAGGTTCAGCGACGGCAGCTCCGACCTGATCGTCGCCTACCTGGTGATTTATCAGGAACCGGGAATGACCGCCCAGTATGACGACTACTTCGGCTACGGCCGCGGTGCCGAATCGATCACCGACCGCGCCCACGTCCTCGGCACGGTCGAGGGCAAGCGCCCGGACTACTTCGAGCGCGCGGGAATCGTGGTCGACGTGATCGACGCCCGAACCAGCGAGCACATCTACCGCGGCATCGCGACCGGCGACGTGGTTCGCGGCGCCTCGAACAGCACCCGTTCGGCCCGAATCCAGGCGGCGGTCAACGAGGCTCTGGCCGACTTCTTCGGCTGA
- a CDS encoding carbon starvation protein A codes for MLTLLIALGSLVLYLVAYHTYGRWLARKIFRLDPDRVPPSIELEDGNDYVPTSKGVVFGHHFTSIAGTGPIVGPALAVIWGWVPALLWVLFGSIFIGAVHDFGSLVVSMRNRGQTVGDISGRVLAPRARILFLSILFLALTIVLAIFGLVIAAVFRMFPASIFPCLIQIPIAVVIGLWLHRKGISLMLPSILALGLMYVTVWFGDWGFLHAFNTALAGLPIIGWVAILLIYSYIASVLPVWVLLQPRDYINSLQLLSALGMVVLGLVVAGLFGFGPDKQALEIVAEPIRAGDNAPAGAPYLFPFLFITIACGAISGFHCLVSSGTSSKQLKSESDAQMVGYGSMLTEGFLAVLVILACVAGLGLGIPEMVDGKATGNTLVGEAAYQARYASWQSAGGLAAKVGAFVDGSANFLKALHLKPEFAVALMGVFVASFAATTLDSACRLQRYVTQELAAAVRIKPLTNKHAATIFAVIIAGAIAALPAPGKPWELGELGKGGMILWPLFGATNQLLGGLAFLVILFWMWRRNIPIWFVAIPAVFMLVLPAAAMITQLFFAGPGSWITGEKPNYLLGFFGIATLVLEGWIVAEAAAAWPKAKGMLESSALAHD; via the coding sequence ATGCTTACGCTCCTTATCGCGCTCGGCTCGCTGGTTCTCTACCTCGTCGCCTACCACACCTACGGCCGCTGGCTGGCCCGGAAGATTTTCCGTCTCGATCCCGACCGCGTCCCGCCGTCGATCGAACTGGAAGACGGCAATGACTACGTGCCGACCTCCAAGGGCGTCGTATTCGGCCACCACTTCACGTCCATCGCCGGCACCGGCCCGATCGTCGGCCCCGCCCTCGCGGTGATCTGGGGATGGGTGCCGGCGCTGCTCTGGGTGCTGTTCGGCTCGATCTTTATCGGAGCGGTTCATGACTTCGGCTCGCTGGTGGTCTCCATGCGCAACCGCGGCCAGACGGTGGGCGACATCTCGGGCCGCGTGCTCGCGCCCCGCGCCCGCATCCTCTTCCTCTCCATCCTCTTCCTCGCCCTGACCATCGTGCTGGCGATCTTCGGGCTGGTGATCGCCGCGGTGTTCCGGATGTTCCCGGCCTCGATCTTCCCCTGTCTGATCCAGATCCCGATCGCGGTCGTGATCGGCCTGTGGCTCCACCGCAAAGGCATCTCCCTGATGCTGCCGTCGATCCTCGCCCTCGGACTGATGTACGTCACCGTATGGTTCGGCGACTGGGGATTCCTCCATGCCTTCAACACCGCTCTCGCCGGGCTGCCGATCATCGGCTGGGTCGCGATCCTGTTGATCTACTCCTACATCGCCTCGGTGCTGCCGGTGTGGGTGCTCCTGCAACCGCGCGATTACATCAACTCGCTCCAACTCCTGTCCGCCCTCGGCATGGTGGTGCTCGGTTTGGTCGTCGCGGGCCTCTTCGGATTCGGACCTGACAAACAGGCGCTGGAGATCGTCGCGGAGCCGATCAGGGCCGGCGACAACGCCCCCGCCGGGGCGCCCTATCTGTTTCCCTTCCTGTTCATCACCATCGCCTGCGGCGCGATCTCCGGATTCCACTGCCTCGTCTCCTCCGGCACCTCATCCAAACAACTGAAGTCCGAGAGCGACGCCCAGATGGTCGGCTACGGCTCGATGCTTACCGAAGGCTTCCTCGCGGTGCTGGTCATCCTCGCCTGCGTTGCCGGCCTCGGCCTCGGCATTCCGGAAATGGTCGACGGCAAGGCCACCGGCAACACTCTTGTCGGCGAAGCCGCCTACCAGGCACGCTATGCCAGCTGGCAATCGGCGGGCGGACTGGCCGCCAAAGTCGGGGCGTTCGTCGACGGCAGCGCCAACTTCCTCAAGGCGCTTCATCTCAAGCCGGAATTCGCCGTCGCGCTGATGGGCGTGTTCGTCGCGTCCTTCGCCGCCACCACCCTCGACTCGGCCTGCCGCCTGCAACGCTACGTCACCCAGGAACTCGCGGCCGCCGTTCGCATCAAGCCGCTGACCAACAAGCACGCCGCCACGATTTTCGCGGTGATCATCGCCGGCGCCATCGCCGCCCTGCCCGCCCCGGGGAAACCGTGGGAGTTGGGCGAACTCGGCAAAGGCGGGATGATCCTGTGGCCGCTTTTCGGCGCCACCAACCAGCTGCTCGGAGGGCTCGCCTTCCTCGTGATCCTGTTCTGGATGTGGCGACGCAATATCCCGATCTGGTTCGTCGCCATTCCTGCGGTCTTCATGCTGGTGCTTCCGGCCGCCGCGATGATCACCCAACTGTTCTTCGCCGGACCCGGTTCATGGATCACCGGCGAGAAGCCCAACTACCTGCTCGGCTTCTTCGGTATCGCCACGCTGGTCCTCGAGGGCTGGATCGTCGCCGAGGCCGCCGCGGCATGGCCGAAGGCGAAAGGCATGCTGGAATCGTCCGCCCTCGCCCACGACTGA
- the coaD gene encoding pantetheine-phosphate adenylyltransferase, with protein MRTAVYAGSFDPPTNGHLWMIERGLELFDRLIVAIGNNPSKSYTFSVEERLRLLKASVPACERLGIAHFDNRYLVDYAKEQDATFILRGIRGPDDYEYERVMRHINADLAPTITTTFLMPPRDIAEVSSSMVKSLIGPTGWQDTVRRYVPAPVFEALGGQLAD; from the coding sequence ATGCGCACCGCGGTTTACGCCGGCTCGTTCGACCCCCCGACCAACGGTCACCTGTGGATGATCGAGCGCGGGCTCGAACTGTTCGACCGTCTGATCGTCGCGATCGGCAACAACCCGTCGAAGAGCTACACGTTCTCGGTCGAGGAACGCCTGCGGCTGCTCAAGGCGTCGGTCCCCGCCTGCGAACGGCTGGGGATCGCCCACTTCGACAACCGCTATCTGGTCGACTACGCCAAGGAGCAGGACGCGACCTTCATCCTCCGAGGCATCCGTGGACCCGATGACTACGAGTACGAGCGGGTCATGCGCCACATCAACGCCGACCTCGCCCCGACGATCACCACGACCTTCCTCATGCCCCCGCGCGACATCGCCGAAGTCTCGTCGAGCATGGTGAAGTCCCTGATCGGCCCGACCGGCTGGCAGGACACGGTCCGCCGCTATGTCCCGGCTCCGGTTTTCGAGGCCTTGGGAGGACAACTGGCGGACTGA
- a CDS encoding metal-dependent hydrolase — translation MDSITQAALGATVGALVLGRKLGRPAIGWGALFGTLPDLDALVTPFLDTAWDLRLHRGFTHSLLCLLLVSFGLAKPLAKRWKKQKVTPQRAGTFVFLAWSTHILIDCFTVYGTQVLWPFSMHPVSFDNLFIIDPLFTLPMLVAVVWGLFIDAKKWKKGVGIRMTSVCLLISGLYVGLSFWAKHAVSSAFERDLARRGIGYERRMETPAPFSILLWRGVVDRGDEFWIGYRSIFDGDAPVRWTIFTARKDAGEIMESPTVGAVERFSKGWMIARGTKGGVWLMDLRFGEYREWDKRGLELRPGFAAWEYRPESRGDPMKSTAAERDEKAEMLRRMWARICGDIEGWEAKPRLIGNPSVPQEYLGTVE, via the coding sequence GTGGATTCGATCACTCAGGCGGCGCTGGGCGCTACGGTTGGCGCTTTGGTCCTCGGTAGGAAACTGGGCCGCCCGGCGATCGGGTGGGGTGCGCTTTTCGGCACCTTGCCGGACCTCGACGCGCTGGTGACACCGTTTCTCGATACGGCTTGGGACCTTCGGCTGCACCGCGGTTTCACGCATTCGTTGCTGTGTCTGCTGTTGGTGTCCTTCGGCCTCGCGAAGCCATTGGCGAAGCGATGGAAGAAGCAGAAGGTCACGCCGCAAAGGGCGGGAACGTTCGTGTTTCTCGCATGGTCGACGCATATCCTCATCGACTGCTTCACCGTCTATGGCACCCAGGTTCTGTGGCCGTTCTCGATGCATCCGGTGTCCTTCGACAACCTGTTCATCATCGATCCGCTCTTCACGTTGCCGATGCTGGTGGCGGTTGTGTGGGGGCTATTCATCGACGCCAAGAAGTGGAAAAAGGGCGTCGGAATCAGGATGACCTCCGTTTGCCTTCTGATCTCAGGCCTCTATGTCGGCCTGAGCTTCTGGGCGAAGCATGCCGTGTCGTCGGCCTTCGAGCGCGATTTGGCCCGGCGGGGGATCGGCTACGAGCGGCGGATGGAGACGCCCGCGCCGTTTTCGATCCTGCTCTGGCGGGGGGTCGTCGATCGTGGCGACGAGTTCTGGATCGGCTACCGGTCGATCTTCGACGGAGACGCGCCGGTGAGGTGGACGATTTTCACCGCGAGGAAGGACGCGGGTGAAATCATGGAGTCGCCCACCGTCGGAGCGGTCGAGCGTTTCTCGAAGGGTTGGATGATCGCTCGGGGAACCAAGGGAGGAGTTTGGTTGATGGATCTCCGGTTCGGCGAGTACCGCGAGTGGGACAAGCGGGGGCTGGAGCTTCGACCGGGATTTGCCGCGTGGGAGTATCGTCCCGAGAGCCGCGGAGATCCGATGAAGTCGACGGCGGCCGAGCGCGACGAGAAGGCCGAAATGCTGCGCCGCATGTGGGCACGCATCTGCGGAGATATCGAAGGCTGGGAGGCGAAGCCGCGCCTGATCGGAAACCCTAGCGTCCCGCAGGAGTATCTGGGGACGGTGGAATAG
- a CDS encoding PVC-type heme-binding CxxCH protein — translation MNRRHLILCLATATPLAGADWQAPKPAEKVAPQAFQVPDGLEVTVWASTPDLFNPTNLDIDAAGRIWVAEGVNYRRHNGRRPGGDRIAVLQDTDGDGKADSSHTFVQEKGLVAPLGVAVFDNVVVVSQPPDLIVYTDVNRDLKFDPATDKREVLLTGFNARNHDHSLHSVTGGPDGKWYFNNGNCGAIFTDKSGKTFTCYGDYRGGGGDWFVPSHSELGKVSDDGFKWTSGFSARMNPDGTAVEIIGHGYRNSYEHAVNSFGELFQNDNDDPPACRNSYVLEFGSAGYFTRGGKSYRTVKRPGQDHGRAHWRQDDPGTFDVGDIYGGGSPTGVVFYENGALGKDAAGTFLSCEAGRNVIFSYQPEVQGAAYKMERKNWMNSNLDGKFVGSDFVGGGRAKGNEEGTTDPKLFRPSDVAVGADGAIYVTDWFDPRVGGHADLDDSCSGTIYRIAPKGFKPVNPKIDLATVEGAIAALRSPAPNVRWTGFDALRKKGAEALPAVTALLGDPDPWIAARGIWLLPYLGAGGTAKCEELLKSDKASTRLVAFRALKRAGKDVYSIAQTLAKDPSPALRRDAALAMRGLPADKAAPVLIEVAKGWDGKDKNYLEAIGLGAENQEPAVWNAMRDALSPGDPLTWNDQFAKLTWRLWPTTAIDALKKRASANSLTKEQRDFAVESISFIDDPAAPDALFALISEDSPSKPEAMRWLFTRGTGDWAKFDLNKKLKETGIYDPSKVELTEVIMPGKPASTKFGEQDVMKLKGDAARGKTLAARCTMCHHVNDLGPHYGPDLRGWVSRQGEQMAIRAIIDPSADIAHGFEGTAIELKDGKWIDGLVISDGNPLVITATGGLTQMVPKNRIKSRQHMNRSLMLNADQLGLSAQDVADLVEWLKGY, via the coding sequence ATGAACCGACGCCACCTGATTCTCTGCCTCGCGACCGCGACCCCTCTCGCCGGCGCCGACTGGCAAGCCCCGAAACCCGCCGAAAAGGTTGCCCCGCAAGCGTTCCAGGTTCCCGACGGCCTTGAGGTGACCGTTTGGGCGTCGACCCCCGATCTTTTCAATCCGACCAACCTCGACATCGACGCCGCAGGGCGGATCTGGGTCGCCGAGGGCGTCAACTACCGGCGCCACAACGGCCGTCGCCCGGGAGGCGACCGGATTGCCGTGTTGCAGGACACCGACGGCGACGGCAAGGCCGACAGCTCGCACACCTTCGTTCAGGAAAAGGGCCTCGTCGCACCGCTGGGCGTGGCGGTCTTCGACAACGTTGTGGTCGTCTCCCAACCGCCAGACCTGATCGTCTACACCGACGTCAACCGCGACCTGAAATTCGACCCGGCGACCGACAAACGCGAGGTCCTGCTCACCGGATTCAATGCCCGCAACCATGACCACTCGCTCCACTCGGTGACCGGCGGGCCCGACGGCAAGTGGTACTTCAACAACGGCAATTGCGGCGCGATCTTCACCGACAAGTCGGGCAAGACCTTCACCTGCTATGGCGACTACCGGGGCGGAGGAGGCGACTGGTTCGTGCCGAGCCACAGCGAGTTGGGCAAGGTCAGCGACGACGGCTTCAAGTGGACTTCGGGCTTCTCGGCACGGATGAATCCCGACGGCACCGCGGTCGAGATCATCGGGCATGGCTACCGCAACTCCTACGAGCACGCCGTAAACTCTTTCGGCGAGCTGTTCCAGAACGACAACGACGACCCGCCGGCCTGCCGGAACTCGTATGTCCTTGAGTTCGGGTCTGCTGGGTATTTCACCCGCGGCGGAAAGTCATACCGCACGGTCAAGCGCCCGGGTCAGGACCATGGACGGGCCCACTGGCGCCAGGACGATCCCGGCACCTTCGATGTCGGCGACATCTACGGCGGCGGCTCCCCGACGGGTGTCGTGTTCTACGAGAACGGAGCGCTGGGCAAGGATGCCGCCGGCACCTTCCTCAGCTGCGAGGCCGGTCGTAACGTCATCTTCAGCTACCAACCCGAGGTTCAGGGCGCTGCCTACAAGATGGAGCGCAAGAACTGGATGAACTCCAACCTCGACGGCAAGTTCGTCGGCTCGGACTTCGTCGGCGGCGGTCGTGCCAAAGGCAACGAGGAGGGTACGACCGATCCCAAGCTCTTCCGCCCGTCCGATGTGGCGGTCGGAGCGGATGGTGCGATCTACGTGACCGACTGGTTCGACCCCCGCGTCGGTGGGCACGCCGACCTCGACGACTCCTGCTCGGGCACGATCTACCGCATCGCTCCGAAGGGTTTCAAACCGGTGAACCCGAAGATCGACCTCGCTACTGTCGAGGGCGCCATCGCCGCGCTTCGGAGCCCGGCCCCCAACGTCCGCTGGACCGGCTTCGACGCCCTCCGCAAGAAAGGCGCGGAAGCCCTGCCGGCGGTCACCGCGCTGCTCGGCGACCCGGATCCGTGGATCGCCGCCCGCGGCATCTGGCTGTTGCCCTACCTCGGTGCCGGAGGAACCGCGAAATGTGAGGAACTGCTGAAGTCCGACAAAGCGTCCACCCGCCTCGTTGCCTTTCGGGCACTGAAGCGTGCGGGCAAGGACGTCTACTCGATCGCCCAGACGCTCGCCAAGGATCCCTCCCCCGCCCTCCGCCGCGACGCGGCACTGGCGATGCGCGGCCTTCCCGCCGACAAGGCGGCTCCGGTCCTGATCGAGGTCGCGAAAGGCTGGGACGGAAAGGACAAGAACTACCTCGAGGCGATCGGCCTCGGCGCCGAGAATCAGGAGCCGGCCGTGTGGAACGCCATGCGCGACGCCCTGTCACCGGGCGACCCGCTGACGTGGAACGACCAGTTCGCCAAGCTGACTTGGCGTCTCTGGCCGACCACCGCGATCGACGCGCTGAAGAAGCGTGCCTCGGCCAATTCGCTGACCAAGGAGCAGCGCGATTTCGCGGTCGAATCGATTTCCTTCATCGACGACCCCGCCGCTCCGGACGCCCTCTTCGCGCTGATTTCGGAAGACTCCCCGTCCAAGCCCGAGGCGATGCGCTGGCTGTTCACGCGCGGCACCGGCGACTGGGCGAAGTTCGACCTGAACAAGAAACTCAAGGAGACCGGCATCTACGACCCCTCCAAAGTCGAGCTGACCGAAGTCATCATGCCGGGCAAGCCGGCCAGCACCAAGTTCGGGGAACAGGACGTGATGAAACTCAAAGGCGACGCCGCACGGGGCAAGACCCTCGCCGCACGGTGCACGATGTGCCACCACGTCAATGACCTCGGGCCCCATTATGGACCGGACCTTCGGGGTTGGGTCTCACGTCAAGGTGAGCAGATGGCGATCCGTGCGATCATCGATCCGTCGGCCGACATCGCCCATGGCTTCGAGGGAACCGCGATCGAACTCAAGGACGGAAAGTGGATCGACGGTCTGGTGATTTCTGACGGCAACCCCTTGGTCATCACCGCAACCGGCGGCCTGACCCAGATGGTGCCTAAGAACCGGATCAAGTCGCGCCAGCACATGAACCGCTCGCTGATGCTCAACGCCGATCAACTCGGACTGAGCGCCCAAGACGTGGCGGACCTTGTCGAGTGGCTCAAGGGATACTGA
- the asnS gene encoding asparagine--tRNA ligase — MRTLIRDLLGATEASDSIVAGGWVRTRRDSKAFSFLEINDGSCLGNLQVIVDHGIPGSDDLHDMTTGASVQVEGRLVASQGGNQAWEVQATSVRLLGKAPEDFPLQKKGHSPEFLRSIAHLRPRTNLYGAMFRIRSRMSFAVHRFFQERAFHYIHTPIITASDCEGAGEMFRVTTLDPTSGKKQDYSGDFFEKATHLTVSGQLEGETFACALGQIYTFGPTFRAENSNTSRHAAEFWMIEPEMAFCDLEGDMDLAEEMVKYLVAEALENQDGDLSIFEKFIDKGLRQRLEFVAANPFERISYTDAVEILQKSGREFEYPVEYGHNLQSEHERWLTEEHFKRPVTVFNYPKEIKPFYMRLNDDDRTVTAMDLLVPGIGEIVGGSQREERLDVLQANMERHELSLEDYGWYVDTRRFGTVPHAGFGMGFERLLMFVTGMQNIRDVIPFARTPGHCEF, encoded by the coding sequence ATGCGAACATTGATCCGTGATCTGCTGGGTGCCACCGAGGCGTCCGACTCGATCGTTGCCGGCGGCTGGGTGCGGACCCGCCGTGACTCCAAGGCCTTTTCCTTCCTCGAAATCAATGACGGCTCGTGCCTCGGGAACTTGCAGGTGATCGTCGACCATGGGATTCCCGGATCCGACGACCTCCACGACATGACCACGGGCGCCTCGGTGCAGGTGGAGGGTCGACTGGTGGCGTCCCAAGGCGGGAACCAAGCGTGGGAGGTGCAGGCGACGTCGGTTCGGCTGCTCGGCAAGGCGCCTGAGGACTTTCCACTCCAGAAAAAGGGGCACTCGCCCGAGTTCCTGCGTTCAATCGCCCATTTGCGGCCGCGGACGAACCTCTACGGTGCGATGTTCCGGATCCGCAGCCGGATGAGTTTCGCGGTGCACCGCTTTTTCCAGGAACGCGCTTTCCACTACATTCACACGCCCATCATCACCGCCAGCGACTGCGAGGGGGCAGGGGAGATGTTCCGGGTGACCACGCTCGATCCGACCTCCGGAAAGAAGCAGGACTACAGCGGAGACTTTTTCGAGAAAGCCACCCACCTGACGGTTTCGGGGCAACTCGAGGGCGAGACCTTTGCCTGCGCGCTGGGCCAGATCTACACCTTCGGCCCCACGTTCCGCGCCGAGAATTCCAACACCTCGAGGCACGCCGCCGAGTTCTGGATGATCGAGCCCGAGATGGCGTTCTGCGATCTCGAGGGCGACATGGATCTGGCGGAGGAAATGGTGAAGTATCTGGTCGCCGAGGCGTTGGAGAATCAGGATGGGGACCTATCGATCTTCGAGAAGTTCATCGATAAGGGCCTCCGGCAGAGGCTCGAGTTCGTCGCCGCGAATCCGTTTGAGCGGATTTCCTACACCGATGCGGTGGAGATTCTCCAGAAATCGGGCAGGGAGTTCGAGTATCCGGTGGAATACGGGCACAACCTGCAGAGCGAGCACGAGCGCTGGCTGACCGAGGAGCACTTCAAGCGGCCGGTGACGGTTTTCAACTACCCGAAGGAGATCAAGCCCTTCTACATGAGGCTGAACGACGATGACCGGACGGTAACCGCGATGGACCTGCTGGTGCCCGGAATCGGCGAGATCGTCGGCGGTAGCCAGCGGGAGGAGCGGTTGGACGTCTTGCAGGCCAATATGGAGCGTCACGAGCTGTCGCTCGAGGATTACGGTTGGTATGTCGATACCCGGCGTTTCGGCACCGTGCCCCACGCCGGATTCGGGATGGGTTTCGAGCGCCTGCTGATGTTCGTGACGGGCATGCAGAACATCCGGGACGTGATCCCCTTCGCCCGGACCCCCGGTCACTGCGAATTCTGA
- a CDS encoding Gfo/Idh/MocA family oxidoreductase, whose amino-acid sequence MNQESTSPDRRTFLKTGSLVAAASSVPSLLHAQAGGGDEIKIALVGCGGRGTGAAAQSLNVPGTRLVALADAFPDNADSAHDRLKGQFKDRVDVPTSRRFSGFDAYKQAIDAADVVLLCTPPGFRPTHFEYAVAQGKHVFMEKPVAVDGPGIRKVIEAAKEADRKKLSVVCGLQRRYQKSYLATLEQIKEGKIGDFVSSQVYWVSGGVWVRDRKPNMTEMEYQMRNWYYFNWICGDHIAEQHIHNIDVSNWFKGEHPVKAVGMGGRSQRVGPEFGEIFDHHYVEFVYKDGTVMNSQCRHWRNAWSRVSEIVAGSEGTAYPGMIKDRKGKIIWRFKGPDNQPYQEEHNVLYDRIRSGNPINNALYTAEATLTTILGRMATYSGQEVTWEQALNSDVDTMPTTLAWDADPGPKPGPDGLYPCPVPGKGKYF is encoded by the coding sequence ATGAATCAAGAGTCCACATCTCCCGACCGTCGTACCTTCCTCAAGACCGGCTCGCTGGTGGCAGCAGCCTCGTCGGTGCCTTCCCTTCTCCACGCCCAGGCCGGGGGTGGTGACGAGATCAAGATCGCGCTGGTTGGCTGCGGTGGGCGCGGAACCGGTGCTGCGGCCCAGTCGCTGAATGTTCCCGGAACCCGACTGGTGGCTCTGGCGGACGCCTTTCCTGACAATGCGGATAGCGCCCATGACCGCCTCAAGGGGCAGTTCAAGGACCGCGTCGATGTCCCGACGAGTCGGAGGTTCTCCGGATTCGATGCCTACAAGCAGGCCATCGATGCCGCGGATGTGGTGCTGCTTTGCACGCCCCCCGGGTTCCGCCCGACCCACTTCGAATACGCGGTCGCACAGGGGAAGCACGTCTTTATGGAAAAGCCGGTGGCGGTCGACGGTCCCGGCATTCGTAAGGTGATCGAAGCTGCGAAGGAGGCGGACCGCAAGAAGCTCAGCGTCGTGTGCGGACTGCAGCGCCGCTATCAGAAGAGCTATCTCGCGACGCTTGAGCAGATCAAGGAAGGCAAGATTGGGGACTTCGTGTCCTCCCAAGTCTACTGGGTCAGCGGCGGCGTATGGGTGCGGGATCGTAAGCCGAACATGACCGAGATGGAGTATCAGATGCGCAACTGGTACTACTTCAACTGGATCTGCGGTGACCACATCGCCGAGCAACACATTCACAACATCGACGTCAGCAACTGGTTCAAGGGCGAGCACCCGGTCAAGGCGGTCGGGATGGGAGGTCGCTCGCAGCGCGTGGGTCCCGAGTTTGGTGAGATCTTCGACCACCACTACGTCGAGTTCGTTTACAAGGACGGCACTGTGATGAACTCGCAGTGCCGCCACTGGCGCAATGCCTGGTCGCGGGTGAGCGAGATCGTTGCCGGCAGCGAGGGCACCGCCTACCCGGGTATGATCAAGGACCGGAAGGGCAAGATCATCTGGCGCTTCAAGGGACCGGACAACCAGCCGTATCAGGAAGAGCACAATGTGCTGTATGACCGGATCCGGTCCGGTAATCCGATCAACAACGCCCTCTACACCGCCGAAGCTACGCTCACGACCATCCTCGGCCGCATGGCAACCTACTCCGGCCAGGAAGTCACGTGGGAGCAGGCGCTGAATTCCGATGTCGACACGATGCCGACCACGCTCGCTTGGGATGCGGATCCGGGTCCGAAGCCGGGGCCGGACGGCCTCTACCCGTGCCCCGTGCCCGGGAAAGGGAAGTACTTCTAA
- a CDS encoding iron-sulfur cluster assembly accessory protein yields MIRISDPAAKALRQLLESKGAGPDEGLRLAVRKGGCAGWQYEMGIGEAEDGDRISEFEGGRVIVAADSVDRLDGCEVDYVDSLSDAGFRINNPRAARSCGCGTSFEDAGEPPLDPSEIEECGN; encoded by the coding sequence ATGATCCGCATCAGCGATCCAGCCGCCAAAGCACTCCGTCAGCTCCTTGAAAGCAAGGGTGCGGGGCCCGACGAGGGATTGCGCCTCGCGGTCCGCAAGGGCGGATGCGCCGGCTGGCAGTATGAGATGGGAATCGGTGAAGCCGAGGACGGTGACCGGATATCCGAGTTCGAAGGCGGACGAGTGATCGTGGCGGCCGACAGTGTGGACCGACTTGATGGTTGCGAGGTTGACTACGTCGACTCCCTCTCCGACGCCGGGTTCCGAATCAACAACCCGCGGGCAGCCCGTTCCTGCGGCTGCGGAACCTCCTTCGAAGATGCAGGAGAGCCCCCGCTCGATCCCTCGGAGATCGAGGAGTGCGGGAACTGA